The following DNA comes from Rhipicephalus microplus isolate Deutch F79 chromosome 6, USDA_Rmic, whole genome shotgun sequence.
TTTGAATTAGGTTCCATACGGTGATTACTTCGACCACCTGTTGTCCTGGTACGAGCATCGACGAGATGCCAATGTCCTGTTCATAACTTACGAAGACCTAAAGGCAGACAGCAGGACACAGCTTCTCAGGATCGCTGATTTTCTTGGTGAAGAGTACGGAACAGCACTGCGTGGAGACGAAGAACTGCTCTGGCGCGTTCTCGCCGCTTGTCGCCTGGAGAAGATGAAGGCGTTCATCAAGGACAACCCAGTCGACAGATTTCAGTCAAACAATTGCGAAACAGGAGTGGTCAGCGGAAAGTCTCCTAACTTCGTCAACGTTTCCACAGTGATGAAGGGTCCCGTCTCTGAAGTACCGTCTGCCTTTTTAAGAAAAGGAATCGTGGGAGACTGGAAAAATcactttaccagtgaacaactgCAAAAAACTAAAGCCTGGATTTCTCAAAAGACTGCTAGTAGCGATGTCATGAGCCTGTGGAAGTCATTGGATCTCCCCAGTTTATAATTATGGAGCATGCGCAGAAGTTATGGCTAAATAAATTTTCATTGATTCTTTTTAAGCGAATGCGTTCTGCTCGTTGTTATGAGTGTTTCACTGTGATGTGGTGCTTCTCAACACTAAGGGAATAACAGCACCTGCTATTTGCACAAAGCTAATGTTCAGTTCGAATAATACGTATTGAAACAGATAGAGTGGATAAGGAGGGTGTAGGGAACATTGCTGGTGGTCTTCAAAAATGGTGTAAAAATATCTGATGAAGCTGATTGCTTGAGTTGGTTTGACCTACTTCACTTAAAGAAAGCGCAAACAACACTACTAAATCTGACATACACACATGGGAATACAAGTGGAAGAAAAACACTACCACCTGTGGAGACGTAAGCCCACAAGCTACGGATAACACAACTCATGCTCGTTCAATGAGCTATGATGGTATTCATGAACCTGTCAATTTCATTTTCTATTTTCTTGCATCTAAAGCTGAAACTGTTTGCTAATGGTGCTCGTAATTCATGTGAAGGCTTGCTTGGCGTTGTCCGAAAGCCGTAAGTTCGGTCTGTAGCAGCGGAAAGATTGCTTATTGGTACACTTAGGTTCAATTTTGTTTCGGTTATTTCAAGCAGCTCTGCACAGTGGCCCGACGAGCCCCTATAACTGACCGCAAGCAACTGAAATTGGCTTGTCTTGAAGCTTATACTCTCCAATAACTTAGGCTGCTACAGCGCTATCCCGCCAGGTGGCACTGCCGACTGTTAACAAATACTAAACAGGAA
Coding sequences within:
- the LOC142765498 gene encoding sulfotransferase 1C2A-like; the protein is MNNQLYHYIEGLCIPRAFHEKNFRSAIGYKAREGDIFIVTYPKCGTTWTQYIVCNILTHGNPPFEIADYDLMTPFLDARGAEAAENRLGAGPIVTHLPSGVLQPTDCAKYIYVARNPYDCAVSYYYFVRGFRPNAFPDFDTFLDTFLSGEVPYGDYFDHLLSWYEHRRDANVLFITYEDLKADSRTQLLRIADFLGEEYGTALRGDEELLWRVLAACRLEKMKAFIKDNPVDRFQSNNCETGVVSGKSPNFVNVSTVMKGPVSEVPSAFLRKGIVGDWKNHFTSEQLQKTKAWISQKTASSDVMSLWKSLDLPSL